One genomic region from Halobacteriovorax vibrionivorans encodes:
- a CDS encoding sensor histidine kinase — MVQKINLDILLESIDGIAYRCRNDKYWTMEFITSGIERITGYTQDEILNNAKVSFDDITLKEDKFIVRQTVDEALEAHNYYTTEYRVRHKDGRIIYLWEQGVGVYDGDKIIALEGYICDITAQKQTEKELKEKVQQQAMELLREKEKEIERTNYLRILELIKSMAHELRNPLNLSINSTHLLEEEIKKISPDNTKAQRILSILEGSNNRINEIVETIELTFRSATHKREKQDLYELILESTSHFHKKIKKHGIQIEIDEGVKDYMILATKENFIQSLKNIIKNSISAVKKNNDKSRKKIEIYASIDSKNNLRITIKDFGIGISKEYLDMITLPFISTITRSKGSGLGLSAAKYLLQDDNFELSFNSKENAWTEAYISIPENNWAKI, encoded by the coding sequence GTGGTACAAAAAATTAACTTAGATATTCTTCTTGAAAGTATCGATGGCATAGCCTACCGGTGTCGCAATGATAAATATTGGACTATGGAGTTCATTACCTCTGGTATTGAAAGAATCACTGGCTATACACAAGATGAGATCTTAAACAATGCCAAGGTTTCTTTTGATGATATCACTCTTAAAGAAGATAAATTCATCGTAAGACAGACTGTTGATGAGGCCCTTGAAGCTCATAACTACTACACAACAGAATATAGAGTTAGACACAAGGATGGGAGGATTATCTACTTATGGGAGCAAGGTGTTGGCGTTTATGACGGTGATAAAATTATTGCTCTAGAAGGATATATCTGTGATATCACAGCACAAAAGCAAACAGAAAAAGAGCTTAAAGAAAAAGTTCAACAACAGGCAATGGAGTTATTAAGAGAAAAAGAAAAAGAAATTGAGCGCACTAATTACTTAAGAATATTAGAGTTAATAAAGTCAATGGCACACGAATTAAGAAACCCTTTAAACCTCTCAATAAATTCAACTCATCTACTTGAAGAAGAAATTAAAAAGATAAGCCCAGATAATACAAAAGCGCAACGCATTCTATCGATATTGGAGGGCTCAAATAATCGAATCAATGAAATTGTAGAAACCATAGAGCTGACATTTCGATCTGCAACACATAAGAGAGAAAAGCAAGACCTCTATGAATTAATTTTAGAAAGCACATCTCATTTTCATAAAAAGATAAAAAAACATGGAATTCAAATAGAGATTGATGAAGGTGTAAAAGATTATATGATATTGGCAACAAAGGAAAACTTCATACAATCATTGAAAAATATAATTAAAAACTCGATTTCTGCAGTTAAAAAAAACAATGATAAATCTCGCAAGAAAATAGAGATATATGCCAGTATAGATTCTAAAAACAATTTGCGAATAACAATAAAAGACTTTGGTATAGGTATATCTAAAGAGTACTTAGATATGATAACACTCCCCTTCATATCAACAATAACAAGGAGTAAAGGAAGTGGGCTAGGACTTAGTGCTGCAAAATATCTTCTACAAGATGATAATTTTGAACTAAGTTTTAATAGCAAAGAAAATGCATGGACAGAAGCCTATATAAGTATACCAGAGAATAACTGGGCCAAGATATAA
- a CDS encoding catalase: MKSLKIVALLSLIISCQNQKSERQVASVNALQPKVEQGEVWGQDEVANMSRVGEIFKETLIEATGNNKIMKRDAHPKHHGCVKSELTIDNSKLPQKLRVGLFEENRKYQSIIRFSNGDPDPSKADIEKDIRGMAVKIIGVPYQNYLQDIGLEGNKNIHDLVMMNADSFFIANPKKYEKFMEATQGRFGVIGYLLTHWGSLKRIMKARVEVSNPLDIDYSSATPYKLGSTSMKNEF; encoded by the coding sequence ATGAAGAGTTTAAAGATTGTAGCTTTGTTAAGCTTAATAATTTCATGTCAAAATCAAAAGAGTGAACGACAAGTTGCCTCTGTCAATGCACTTCAACCAAAAGTAGAACAAGGTGAAGTCTGGGGACAAGATGAAGTAGCAAATATGAGTCGTGTCGGTGAGATTTTCAAAGAAACACTAATCGAAGCGACAGGAAATAATAAAATCATGAAAAGGGATGCTCATCCAAAACATCATGGTTGTGTAAAATCAGAACTTACAATTGATAATTCTAAACTACCTCAAAAACTAAGAGTTGGCCTATTTGAAGAAAATAGAAAATATCAAAGTATTATTCGCTTCTCTAATGGAGACCCTGATCCTTCAAAAGCAGATATCGAAAAAGATATTCGAGGTATGGCCGTAAAAATAATCGGCGTTCCCTATCAAAACTATCTTCAAGATATTGGTCTTGAAGGAAATAAGAATATCCACGATCTAGTTATGATGAATGCTGATAGTTTTTTCATTGCAAATCCTAAAAAATATGAAAAATTCATGGAAGCAACACAAGGACGATTTGGTGTTATTGGATACTTACTGACACATTGGGGATCACTTAAGAGAATAATGAAGGCACGAGTTGAAGTCTCAAATCCACTTGATATCGACTACTCTTCAGCAACACCTTATAAACTAGGTAGTACCAGCATGAAAAATGAGTTTTAA
- a CDS encoding universal stress protein: MKEMLICSDLYEGSDNNLKSGYSFASSLGLKPKIYHIDTMTPQLNKQFHPLTVKPRYIKDPIWNKDIEATVLDMANKALARVGIEKEKVDFENFEGSINEGIEHLTEHVDLEMMAIGITHHGGFHRFFLNTFAEKSLFHVKKDVLVSKKAVENYSHLTYLIPYTPLDEDDLAKVIHIAKCNEAKVHMDCVVPINFVGYSLELFSNEPYPREILTSELSDMRSKAEKELQKAHKIMKDANIECSYSLEMVLNEDAAKRVEEIVQKENSDLVIIKPQHYTFEHLSIGSVSLDIMKNVSSNLLLLKVE, encoded by the coding sequence ATGAAAGAAATGCTAATCTGTTCAGATCTCTATGAAGGCTCAGATAATAACCTTAAGTCTGGATACTCCTTTGCGAGTAGTCTCGGTCTTAAACCCAAAATTTATCATATCGATACAATGACTCCTCAGTTAAATAAACAATTTCATCCTCTTACTGTTAAGCCTCGCTATATTAAAGATCCTATTTGGAATAAAGATATTGAAGCTACTGTTCTAGATATGGCCAATAAGGCGTTAGCAAGAGTAGGGATTGAAAAAGAAAAGGTTGATTTTGAAAACTTTGAAGGCTCAATCAATGAAGGAATTGAGCATCTAACAGAGCATGTTGATCTAGAAATGATGGCAATAGGAATTACTCATCATGGTGGTTTTCATCGCTTCTTTTTAAATACATTTGCAGAAAAGTCTTTATTCCATGTAAAAAAAGATGTTCTCGTAAGTAAGAAGGCCGTAGAGAATTATTCTCACCTTACTTATTTAATACCTTATACACCTTTAGATGAAGACGATTTAGCAAAAGTTATTCACATCGCCAAATGTAATGAAGCAAAGGTCCATATGGATTGTGTCGTCCCAATTAACTTTGTGGGGTATAGTCTAGAGCTTTTTTCCAATGAGCCTTATCCTCGAGAAATTTTAACAAGCGAATTATCTGATATGCGCAGTAAAGCAGAAAAAGAATTACAGAAAGCACACAAAATTATGAAGGATGCCAATATCGAGTGTTCGTATTCTTTGGAGATGGTACTAAACGAAGATGCAGCTAAGCGTGTAGAAGAAATTGTGCAAAAAGAAAACTCTGATCTGGTTATTATAAAGCCTCAGCACTATACGTTTGAGCACTTATCAATTGGAAGTGTCTCATTGGATATTATGAAGAATGTAAGTAGTAACCTTCTTCTTTTAAAAGTCGAATAG
- a CDS encoding 4a-hydroxytetrahydrobiopterin dehydratase, which produces MTSLKEKTCIPCQGGVPPLPLEEKLSLKEQIDKRWSFTNDKTRLSLEVDCEKFDQPMKIANEIAKVADEQWHHPDLHVSFGKLKVDLWTHKIDDLVESDFIFAAKVDDILKSNNL; this is translated from the coding sequence ATGACTTCATTGAAAGAGAAAACATGTATACCTTGCCAAGGAGGAGTACCTCCCTTGCCTCTTGAGGAAAAACTAAGCCTTAAAGAGCAAATCGACAAACGTTGGAGCTTCACTAATGATAAAACAAGGCTGTCTCTTGAAGTTGATTGCGAAAAGTTTGACCAACCAATGAAAATTGCAAATGAAATCGCAAAGGTTGCAGATGAGCAATGGCACCATCCTGATCTACACGTAAGCTTTGGTAAGCTGAAAGTTGATCTTTGGACACATAAAATTGATGACTTAGTGGAAAGTGATTTTATATTTGCAGCAAAAGTGGACGATATCTTAAAGTCTAATAATCTATAA
- a CDS encoding hydantoinase B/oxoprolinase family protein: MDTNNKWDFWIDCGGTFTDIVAIDTNGSYQTEKLLTKSPHYKSSVVQGIKNLLGDDFSPKIINKVRLGTTVATNAFLERDGIDCALVTTLGFRDLLEIRRQNRPRLFDLDIKKAKPLYKTVVNIKERIDASGNIITKLDEEIAYFELMRLYEQGLRSVAIALMHSCINPEHELKVAQIAKKIGFEYISLSHETSPISKYVYRAETSVVDAYLTPLLDIYTKELEDDLGGVDIVYMQSNGGLCDAKTLKGQNTLLSGPAGGLIGAIKSSVKRDINKIITFDMGGTSTDVAIYDGEIKLDNEPDFLGIKLLAPMLDIHTVAAGGGSILKFDGGRFAVGPESAGAFPGPACYRNGGPLTVTDANLFLGRLEADKFPKIFGPNRNQALDEEIVSEKFNKLAKEAGMDAKEVAEGFLDVAASTMARAIKKVSVEKGEDPADFTMVSFGGAAGQMACKVADAIGIKKIFVHPFSSVLSAYGIGTANESFRVMKAYTKNFSKINEEEIKEKFTELHKEIEENLNNVDRFTNELLMRAKGSDYEINVSAEKFNAISNEFSKAYEKLFGVELEGEAEVVSLVSTGERLSGHSEELIKDEALNDIEGPALLSANNTCLVFDEGWRGSKNKYGEWILTKEEDVKQDETSERDAKVELEIYYQRFQSIAEQMGHTLQNLAHSITIKERNDFSCALFTKDAELLANAPHIPVHLGSMGDAVKAIAEKFNDDINEGDGFICNDPNYGGTHLPDITAITPIFFEGKLSMYVASRGHHADIGGISPGSMPGKSTKLSQEGVVIAPERIIEKGRFLEEKLSKILKEGQFPARIPIQNIHDIKAQFAANQKARTELHSLVDSYGAAKTLAMAEAILAYSHKKIIEVLKKFKEGTSNTNITNERSITVKMTNHHEDKLVIDFTGTSPCGDHNFNTPLPVVKASILFALRCLIKEEIPLNDGIARYLDIKIPKGSLLNPSIESAVVAGNVETSQVICDLIFESLGVKAHGQGTMNNLSFGNEEYQYYETLGGGAGASSSGDGASAIQVGMTNSLLTDPEVFESRLPVRIELMGIRQGSGGIGEFRGGSGIYRHLLFLQDSDLSMISQRRLSSPTGINGGEDGLRGKNILERKNGEVFELEECFQTKVEKMDRLMVCTPGGGGFGKAPDEGEHLVFGFGSNMDISQIRKRCPSSSFVTRARLDGYELRYTTYSEVRKGGVADMYEAPGKSMWGAVYRLNDHDLATLDEIECSMNNYTRIQREVIDDNGRKLKVYCYDVNDKEPDISPTNIYHWLVYSGAYNLGTLNKYLKAL, from the coding sequence ATGGATACAAATAATAAATGGGATTTTTGGATTGATTGTGGTGGAACCTTCACTGATATTGTGGCCATCGATACTAATGGCTCTTACCAAACGGAAAAACTACTCACAAAATCTCCTCATTATAAATCTTCTGTCGTTCAAGGTATAAAGAATCTTCTTGGAGATGATTTTTCACCAAAAATAATTAATAAAGTTAGACTTGGTACTACTGTCGCAACAAATGCATTCCTAGAAAGAGACGGTATTGATTGTGCACTTGTTACAACTCTTGGCTTTAGAGATCTTCTTGAAATAAGAAGACAAAATCGTCCACGCCTATTTGACTTAGATATTAAAAAAGCAAAACCTCTTTATAAAACAGTCGTAAATATTAAAGAGAGAATAGATGCAAGTGGAAATATCATCACTAAACTCGATGAGGAAATTGCCTATTTCGAATTAATGAGATTATACGAGCAAGGCCTTCGCTCAGTTGCTATTGCACTTATGCATTCATGTATAAATCCAGAGCACGAGTTAAAAGTTGCCCAGATTGCAAAAAAAATTGGCTTTGAATATATAAGTCTATCACATGAAACGAGCCCTATTTCAAAGTATGTATATCGTGCTGAGACATCTGTAGTGGATGCATATCTCACTCCTCTTTTAGATATCTATACAAAAGAGTTAGAAGATGACTTAGGCGGTGTTGATATTGTTTACATGCAATCAAATGGTGGATTATGTGATGCTAAGACTTTAAAAGGACAAAATACTCTTCTTTCAGGGCCTGCTGGTGGCTTAATCGGTGCTATCAAAAGCAGTGTAAAGAGAGATATCAATAAGATCATCACTTTTGATATGGGTGGTACATCAACTGATGTTGCTATCTATGATGGTGAGATCAAACTTGATAATGAACCTGACTTTCTAGGAATTAAGCTTTTAGCACCAATGCTTGATATTCATACCGTTGCAGCAGGTGGTGGATCAATATTAAAATTTGATGGAGGACGATTTGCTGTCGGACCTGAGTCAGCAGGGGCATTTCCAGGTCCTGCTTGTTATCGAAATGGAGGACCATTAACTGTAACTGATGCAAACCTCTTTTTGGGACGACTTGAAGCGGATAAGTTTCCAAAGATATTTGGACCTAATCGCAATCAAGCTCTTGATGAAGAGATCGTAAGTGAGAAGTTTAATAAGCTAGCTAAAGAGGCTGGAATGGATGCTAAAGAGGTTGCAGAGGGATTTCTTGATGTTGCCGCTTCAACAATGGCACGTGCAATTAAAAAAGTTTCAGTTGAAAAGGGAGAAGATCCAGCAGATTTCACAATGGTGAGCTTTGGTGGAGCTGCGGGGCAAATGGCATGTAAAGTTGCAGACGCTATTGGTATTAAGAAAATTTTTGTTCATCCATTTTCAAGTGTTTTATCAGCTTATGGAATAGGGACAGCAAATGAAAGTTTTCGTGTCATGAAAGCTTATACTAAAAACTTTTCTAAGATAAATGAAGAAGAGATTAAAGAGAAATTCACTGAGCTACATAAAGAGATTGAAGAAAATTTAAATAATGTTGATCGTTTTACAAATGAGCTATTGATGCGTGCAAAGGGTAGTGATTATGAAATTAATGTATCAGCAGAAAAGTTTAATGCTATCTCTAACGAGTTCTCAAAGGCCTATGAAAAGCTCTTTGGTGTTGAGCTTGAAGGGGAGGCAGAAGTTGTTAGTCTCGTCTCAACTGGAGAGAGGCTTTCTGGACATAGTGAAGAGTTAATAAAGGATGAGGCACTTAATGACATTGAAGGTCCAGCTCTTTTAAGCGCAAATAATACCTGCTTGGTCTTTGATGAAGGATGGAGAGGTTCTAAAAATAAGTATGGTGAATGGATTCTTACGAAAGAAGAAGATGTAAAGCAAGATGAAACTTCAGAGCGTGACGCCAAAGTAGAGCTAGAGATTTACTATCAAAGATTTCAATCGATAGCCGAACAAATGGGGCATACTCTACAAAACTTGGCACATAGTATAACGATTAAAGAACGTAATGATTTTTCTTGTGCGCTTTTTACAAAAGATGCAGAGCTATTAGCAAATGCGCCCCATATCCCAGTTCATTTAGGATCTATGGGGGATGCTGTTAAGGCCATCGCTGAAAAATTTAACGATGATATCAATGAAGGTGATGGATTTATTTGTAATGATCCTAATTATGGCGGTACACATTTGCCAGACATTACTGCTATTACACCGATATTCTTTGAAGGGAAGCTATCAATGTATGTGGCCAGCCGAGGACACCATGCTGATATCGGAGGAATAAGTCCTGGATCAATGCCCGGAAAGAGCACAAAATTGTCTCAAGAAGGTGTTGTTATTGCTCCTGAGAGAATTATTGAAAAAGGACGCTTCTTAGAAGAGAAACTTTCTAAGATTTTAAAAGAAGGACAATTTCCTGCTCGAATACCAATTCAAAATATTCATGATATTAAGGCCCAATTTGCGGCAAATCAAAAAGCACGCACAGAGCTTCACTCTTTAGTTGATTCTTATGGTGCTGCAAAAACTCTAGCAATGGCCGAAGCGATCTTAGCTTATTCACATAAGAAGATTATTGAAGTGCTTAAAAAATTTAAAGAAGGTACTTCTAATACAAATATAACTAATGAGAGATCAATTACTGTTAAAATGACAAATCACCATGAAGATAAGTTAGTGATTGATTTTACTGGAACATCTCCTTGCGGAGATCATAACTTTAATACGCCACTGCCAGTAGTAAAAGCATCAATCTTATTTGCACTACGTTGTCTTATAAAGGAAGAGATCCCTCTTAATGATGGTATTGCTAGATACTTAGACATAAAGATCCCTAAGGGATCTCTACTAAATCCAAGTATTGAAAGTGCTGTAGTTGCAGGTAACGTTGAAACATCTCAAGTTATTTGTGATCTTATTTTTGAATCTCTTGGTGTTAAGGCACATGGGCAAGGGACAATGAATAATTTAAGTTTTGGTAACGAAGAATACCAATATTACGAAACTCTTGGTGGAGGAGCCGGGGCAAGTTCTAGTGGAGATGGTGCAAGTGCTATTCAAGTAGGTATGACCAATTCTCTTCTTACTGATCCCGAAGTCTTTGAGAGTCGCTTACCTGTTCGTATCGAATTGATGGGAATTAGACAAGGAAGTGGTGGAATTGGAGAGTTCCGTGGAGGAAGTGGAATCTACCGCCATCTCTTATTTCTACAAGACAGTGACTTAAGTATGATCTCGCAAAGAAGGCTAAGCTCTCCTACTGGAATAAATGGTGGGGAAGATGGCCTAAGAGGAAAGAATATTCTAGAGAGAAAGAACGGAGAAGTTTTTGAGTTAGAAGAATGCTTTCAAACTAAAGTTGAGAAGATGGATCGACTTATGGTTTGTACTCCTGGTGGAGGAGGCTTTGGTAAGGCCCCTGATGAAGGAGAGCATCTTGTTTTCGGATTTGGATCTAATATGGATATTTCTCAAATTAGAAAGAGATGTCCTAGTTCTTCATTTGTAACAAGGGCCAGATTAGACGGCTATGAGTTGCGTTATACAACCTATTCTGAAGTTAGAAAGGGTGGCGTTGCTGATATGTATGAAGCCCCTGGAAAGAGTATGTGGGGTGCTGTCTATCGCTTAAATGATCATGACCTAGCAACTTTAGATGAAATAGAGTGTAGTATGAATAATTACACTCGAATCCAAAGAGAAGTAATTGATGATAATGGGCGAAAACTTAAGGTCTATTGTTATGATGTAAATGATAAGGAGCCGGATATTTCTCCAACTAATATCTATCACTGGCTTGTTTATAGTGGGGCCTATAATTTAGGAACATTAAATAAGTATTTAAAAGCCTTATAA
- a CDS encoding family 14 glycosylhydrolase, with protein MKSKALLSLFLTLYCLTTSAKVFNVMAPLVIGDPNNLSSEYSKAELRKFQDQLNEIKSLGATGVSTDIWWGLIEKEDNKFNWQYYQVLSDLIIDAGLKWVPILSFHKCGGNVGDTCDVPIPNWLWQKYGTSAMSKSEQGNFSKEYLSVWSTHKAINEFYEVMGSFKMNFSHKMKDIYEINVSLGPAGELRYPSYNSHDNGSGYPTRGALQAYSELAIESFRNYVRNKYSNIDTVNFMWGFNLSSFKEVAPPNPFFFFPAQEQHTNYGKDFYNWYSKSLREHGKRILGAAIDTFRSEAHIQLGFKVPGIHWRVAPGADRLAELNAGLISTDQDIFSDKTGHGYNRIIGIINELRKEKDFHQLNFHFTCLEMNNLEGPTNAQSYAKALVFWVAQEAQKQGVRILGENALAGTLHDHKAWDNIADALYFGNYDGVTFLRMGTILSSQLAKDRFRQMTKQ; from the coding sequence ATGAAATCTAAAGCTTTACTCTCCCTCTTTCTAACATTGTATTGTTTAACGACTTCCGCAAAAGTATTCAATGTCATGGCCCCTTTAGTCATAGGTGATCCAAATAACTTGTCGTCTGAATATTCAAAAGCTGAGTTACGAAAATTTCAAGATCAATTAAATGAAATAAAGTCCCTAGGAGCAACAGGAGTTAGTACTGATATCTGGTGGGGACTAATAGAAAAAGAAGATAATAAATTTAATTGGCAATACTATCAAGTGTTGAGTGATCTTATTATAGACGCTGGCCTTAAGTGGGTACCGATTCTATCATTCCATAAATGTGGTGGTAACGTTGGTGATACATGTGATGTACCAATCCCAAATTGGTTATGGCAAAAGTATGGTACGAGTGCCATGTCTAAAAGTGAGCAAGGAAACTTTTCAAAAGAATATCTATCTGTTTGGTCTACCCACAAAGCGATCAATGAGTTTTATGAGGTCATGGGCTCATTTAAAATGAACTTTTCACATAAGATGAAAGATATATATGAAATTAATGTAAGCCTTGGCCCTGCCGGTGAGCTTCGCTATCCTTCATATAATTCACACGATAATGGATCAGGTTATCCAACACGTGGAGCACTTCAAGCCTATTCTGAGCTAGCAATAGAAAGCTTTAGAAACTACGTTAGAAATAAGTATTCTAATATTGATACTGTAAACTTCATGTGGGGCTTTAATCTATCTTCTTTCAAAGAAGTTGCACCTCCTAATCCTTTCTTCTTTTTTCCAGCTCAAGAACAACACACTAATTATGGTAAGGACTTTTATAATTGGTATTCTAAAAGTTTACGTGAACACGGAAAGAGAATTCTTGGAGCGGCCATTGATACCTTTAGATCAGAGGCCCATATTCAATTAGGCTTTAAAGTACCAGGAATACACTGGCGAGTTGCACCAGGTGCTGATCGATTGGCAGAGCTTAATGCAGGACTGATATCAACTGATCAAGATATCTTTAGTGATAAAACAGGACATGGTTATAATAGAATCATCGGTATAATCAATGAACTTAGAAAAGAGAAGGACTTTCATCAATTAAATTTTCATTTTACTTGTTTAGAAATGAATAATCTTGAAGGTCCAACAAATGCACAAAGCTATGCGAAGGCATTAGTATTCTGGGTTGCTCAGGAAGCACAGAAACAAGGCGTACGTATCTTAGGAGAAAATGCTCTAGCAGGCACTCTCCACGATCACAAAGCTTGGGATAATATTGCAGATGCACTCTACTTTGGAAACTATGATGGAGTTACCTTTTTACGAATGGGTACGATCCTTAGCAGTCAGCTAGCAAAAGACAGATTTAGACAAATGACAAAACAATAA
- a CDS encoding NGG1p interacting factor NIF3 encodes MKKLVFFVPVDDAQEVKEAIFNAGAGTIGNYDKCSFETEGIGQFRPNNQANPHIGESGIIEKVRELKVETICPDDKVKEVIKALRTAHPYEEPAIDLYELVNF; translated from the coding sequence ATGAAAAAACTAGTATTTTTTGTTCCTGTAGATGACGCACAAGAAGTAAAAGAGGCCATCTTTAATGCCGGTGCTGGAACCATTGGCAACTATGACAAATGTTCATTTGAGACAGAAGGTATCGGTCAATTTCGTCCAAATAATCAAGCAAATCCCCATATTGGCGAATCCGGAATTATTGAAAAAGTAAGAGAACTTAAGGTGGAAACGATTTGTCCTGATGATAAAGTTAAAGAAGTAATTAAGGCGTTAAGAACGGCCCATCCCTATGAGGAGCCAGCAATCGACCTTTATGAACTAGTAAATTTTTAG
- a CDS encoding methyltransferase domain-containing protein yields MFQKPEKKWTKVLSQPFEKQSKFLNKICKVNRRDALILNERYFDGLSFPLVGEIVELVQKVIAAGEFDPSFRDLILDRLLRVIGIEELYPEDYEDGNECNGDDDNVIFGENYHVYTACYDDLDILVNFINSTDGISNLCDLGSGSGRALFYLAMKVKKELNYLGLELVDERVKFTNEISKYFSLDNVRFQTCDFLEDPQAFHGYDAYYLYDSVGTENVPHLIGHFKNLIDDGQKFYLFFISGWDEIMLSALNELDGLKLVEGNDSHKQEGRVVNIYQTL; encoded by the coding sequence ATGTTTCAAAAGCCTGAAAAGAAGTGGACTAAGGTCCTGTCACAACCATTTGAAAAGCAGTCAAAGTTTCTTAACAAGATCTGTAAAGTTAATCGAAGAGATGCACTTATTCTTAATGAGAGATATTTTGATGGACTGAGTTTCCCATTAGTTGGGGAAATTGTTGAACTCGTTCAAAAAGTTATCGCTGCCGGGGAGTTTGATCCAAGCTTTCGTGATCTCATTTTAGATCGCCTTCTAAGAGTCATTGGTATTGAGGAGCTTTATCCTGAAGACTATGAAGATGGTAATGAGTGTAACGGCGATGATGACAATGTTATCTTCGGCGAAAACTACCATGTCTATACTGCCTGTTATGATGATCTGGATATTCTCGTAAATTTCATTAATTCAACTGATGGTATTAGCAACCTATGTGATCTTGGCTCCGGTTCTGGAAGAGCTCTATTTTATCTGGCCATGAAGGTTAAGAAGGAATTAAATTATCTGGGATTAGAATTAGTTGATGAAAGGGTCAAGTTTACTAATGAAATCTCAAAATACTTCTCTTTGGATAATGTAAGATTTCAAACTTGTGACTTTTTAGAAGATCCGCAAGCGTTCCACGGATATGATGCTTATTATCTTTATGACTCTGTTGGTACTGAAAATGTTCCTCATTTAATCGGACATTTTAAGAACCTTATTGATGATGGCCAGAAGTTTTATTTATTCTTTATTTCTGGTTGGGATGAAATCATGCTTTCGGCATTAAATGAACTTGATGGACTAAAGCTTGTTGAAGGTAATGACAGTCATAAGCAAGAAGGTCGAGTCGTAAATATCTACCAAACTCTATAA
- a CDS encoding glutathione peroxidase — MSTNINEIKFKDGKGLDKTIKDFDAKAYLVVNVASKCGLTPQYEGLQKLYSEYKDKGLEILAFPANEFLQQEPGTNEEIQNFCSMEYNVTFPVNEKIVVKGEGQHPLYQALTEGKKEAVRNDKPDFEQLLTSKGLISGQAHDIHWNFEKFLLNENGEIVERYFPDIDPRDEKITSKIKELI, encoded by the coding sequence ATGAGTACAAATATAAATGAAATTAAATTTAAAGATGGAAAAGGCCTAGATAAAACAATTAAGGACTTTGATGCTAAGGCATATCTTGTAGTTAATGTTGCTTCAAAATGTGGACTTACACCACAATACGAAGGGCTACAAAAACTATATTCTGAATACAAAGATAAAGGACTTGAAATTCTTGCTTTTCCGGCAAATGAGTTCTTACAACAAGAGCCAGGTACTAATGAAGAAATTCAAAACTTTTGTTCAATGGAGTACAACGTAACATTTCCTGTGAATGAAAAGATTGTTGTTAAAGGAGAAGGTCAACACCCACTCTATCAAGCTTTAACAGAAGGGAAAAAAGAGGCAGTAAGAAATGACAAACCAGACTTTGAGCAATTACTTACAAGCAAAGGTCTAATCTCAGGACAAGCTCATGATATACATTGGAACTTTGAAAAGTTCCTTTTAAACGAAAATGGAGAAATTGTTGAAAGGTACTTTCCTGACATTGATCCAAGAGATGAAAAAATCACTTCAAAAATCAAAGAACTTATTTAA
- a CDS encoding catalase family protein, with amino-acid sequence MSFKSCRKNKDTIPDNPSHDYLGERLARTLKSEQGCFDFYIQPNKDPKKNNIENAMLSWDEKKSPQIKVGRLIVNRQHRVRDEMRMSACENMTFNPWRAPEVNRPLGGVNRIRLEVYLNQSKLRHDYNGI; translated from the coding sequence ATGAGTTTTAAATCATGTCGTAAGAACAAGGATACGATCCCAGACAATCCTAGTCATGATTACTTAGGAGAGCGCTTAGCAAGAACTCTTAAGAGTGAACAAGGTTGTTTTGACTTCTATATTCAACCAAATAAAGATCCAAAAAAGAATAATATCGAAAATGCAATGCTATCGTGGGATGAGAAGAAATCACCACAAATTAAGGTTGGACGCCTAATCGTAAATAGGCAGCATCGAGTTCGTGACGAAATGAGAATGTCAGCATGTGAGAATATGACCTTTAATCCATGGCGAGCACCAGAAGTTAATCGACCATTAGGAGGCGTAAATAGAATTCGTCTTGAGGTCTATTTGAATCAGTCAAAATTAAGACATGACTATAACGGGATATAG